The Candidatus Wallbacteria bacterium genomic sequence GGTATCATATCCGGCGCTGATCCCGGTCAGTTGGACCTGCTTGCTCTACTCGGCGAAAAAATCGGTTTGCTGTTTCAAGTCACCGACGATATCCTTGATGCAGCGACTGACGCCGGAAAAAAACCCGGCAGCTGCCATGATAAGGCCAATTTCGTCTCGATGTACGGGCTTGGCCGGAGCAGAAAAATGGCTGGAGCCGTAAGGGACGAAGCCCTGGAAATCCTCTCGGAAATCAGGGCTGATGATCGGTTCAGGAAGGGAATATTTCAGGAACTGATCAGATTCATCTGTGAACGGAGAAAATGATGCGGATCGGATTCGGATATGATGTGCATCCTCTGATTGAAGGAAGAGACTTGATTCTGGGCGGGGTGAAGATCCCTTTCAGGCTTGGCCTTTCCGGTCATTCGGATGCCGATGTGCTTATCCATGCTTTGATCGACGCGCTGCTCGGGGCCGCCTGCCAGGGCAACATCGGGGAACATTTTCCGGACACAGACCCGGCCTATAAAGGAATCGACAGCATTGTGCTGCTTTCCAGTACTGTGACATTGCTCGAGAAACAGGGATTAGGAATTGTCAATGTCGACTCTGTGATTGTTGCCGAGCAGCCTAAGCTGGCTCAATATTTTGACCAGATGAGGAGCAATCTTTCGGTGATCCTGAAAATCCCTCTTGATTGTGTTTCAGTCAAGGCGAAAAAGGAAGAGGGACTGGGGTTCACCGGGTCGCTTTCAGGCATCAAAGCATATGCGGTTGCCCTTCTTTCAACCGGAGATGGAAAATGAACCTTCTGCAGGAAATAAAATCACCTGATGACATCCGTAAATTAAAGCTTCCGGAACTGGAGCAGCTGGCTT encodes the following:
- the ispF gene encoding 2-C-methyl-D-erythritol 2,4-cyclodiphosphate synthase, with translation MRIGFGYDVHPLIEGRDLILGGVKIPFRLGLSGHSDADVLIHALIDALLGAACQGNIGEHFPDTDPAYKGIDSIVLLSSTVTLLEKQGLGIVNVDSVIVAEQPKLAQYFDQMRSNLSVILKIPLDCVSVKAKKEEGLGFTGSLSGIKAYAVALLSTGDGK